The Osmerus eperlanus chromosome 9, fOsmEpe2.1, whole genome shotgun sequence genomic sequence GTGAGAGGGGGTTAAGTGTCTGCAAagctgccagtgtgtgtttcaaaGCGTGTTTACTGTGCGTCTGCTTAGGCGTGAAGCACACGTATGTACATCGCAGAGCGCGTTTACAGTGTTATCAGTGTGTGTAAGCGTTTTAGCGACTGTTCGTGTGTGTTGCAGCAACAATGTGTGTTCGTCTATGCGCGTGCTTTATCAGCTGTTTGTTTCAACacatgtatgcgtgtgtcttTGAGCAACTGTGCTTTTAGCgactgtttatatgtgtgtgtcttagcgtgcacgtgtgtgtgtttgctgctgtGTTCCTGTGCTCCTCTGTGGCCCCGGGACCCAGAGTGGGacgggcagggctggagggggggccaaTCCCTTCTGAGGGGGGGCGTTGCTCGCCGGTCGCTCggggctcctccacccctcccccctcctgtgtcCTCGGGTCTTACCTGGCGGCAGGGAGGGTCTGCTGGACGGCCACGGGCCGGCGAGGACGCAGGTGGACCCGGGCGCGGTGGGCGTGGGTGGCAGCGTTGGTGCCCAGTCTGCCACTGGAGCCGGGCTGGACGCTGCCCGTGTCACGCCCACGGCCCGGGGTGGAGGTGTCGGGGGTGGGCGCCCCACCGGAGGGGGTGGCCCCCCCTCTGGAGGGGGTGGCGGGCCGGGGGGCGAGCTGGCTGGGCGAGGCCGACTGGCACGACCTCTGGCACTCGGCGCGGGACAggaagttgttgttgttgccgtgGCAGCCGCCGAACCAGAAGTGGACACAGCGGGCGGTGAGGACGTCGTAGTGGTAGCGGGGTGTCCAGCCGGCACAGGAGCCGGCCGCCCGGGGCAGGGAGCAGGTGGAGCGCTCAACTGAGGGGCGACACGACAGGAcactcacctctgacctctagCCCCCTGCTACTGAAGGATTATTGACCATGTGACCCATGCTTGCTCGCTGaggtgtggttactttacactatGTCTGACTCGCTGCAGTCTTGACTCTAACCACCAAAATACATGTTAAACTATACATTCTGATCCTTGGTTTTATGCCATGTTTTCTATATGTACTATTTGTGTGTATCTTTGGATAACCATTTATGAAAGACAGACCAAACACAACAGGACATACTGTTCTATATGCTCCAGCCCTTCTCCTTCCACCTCaccctctactccctctctccctcttcctcctccccctccctcccctccctcctcccctcctctactcacTGCCACTGGGGGGGTTGGGACAGCCTTCTCCGTTGGGCCCTCCAGCGGAGGTCGTGCGGTCGTAACAGCATCCGTAGGCGGTCAGGCGACACTGGACACTGTTCTCagctgggagggtgggggcagactgggggggtggggaagagggaggagagtggaggaggcaaggggaggggaggagaaggaggagtggggggggggaggagagggggatgaagaggagagggaggagagggagagtacggaggtgaggagagaaggagagtaagGAGCATGTGACAAATGTTTTGGTTAAAATCACGACAACAAGCACAGAGCGCTTGCTTACCGTGGGGGCGGGGCGGTACTCCTGGCAGCCCTCCCGATTGGCTCCCTGTGCTGAGGTCACCGCATCCTGGCAACACCCATATCTGACCcacgagggagcagggaggggggaggggggaggggcagagaaacATTCTAAAATGAGACTTGAGAACGTAAACTGCTGCGGTCATCCAACATGTTAAAAACATCCCCTATCATCTGGTCAGCGGTCaacaacacataaaacacacacacacaaagaacattTCCAAAATAGAGCCTGTGTTTTTCTCCGTTCCACCCCCGGAGCCCAGACCATAATGAGGGGCCTGGCTGGCGCTGAGTacctggaggaggtgcaggagggctgggcaggggtcaggggggggctCTGGGTGCAGCCCTGGCCCAGCGGGCCCCTGGCGGAGGAGCGTCCGTCGGGGCAGCAGCCGTAGTAGGTCTGGCTGCAGTGCAGGGCCGGGGCCAGGCTGTGGGGGTCGTACACCGTGTTGGTCTGGGGGCCGGCGGGCTCCGGTCTGGGGACTGAAGACCGTGTTTTgcatcaggcacacacacaagtctagaacgcacacgtccacacacatacacgtctactcacatacacacgtctACTCAAATGCACACGTCTActcaaatacacgcacacaccaacacacacactagaacacacacacgtctacacgTGAACACACTAGAACTCATGCTCTTTCAACAATAGATTCTGAAGAGACAACTTATAGACAAATCTAGATCTAGATTCTACACATCCCCAGGAATTCATGTCCACCATCAACATTGGTTTTAAGTTTGTAACTTTGCAACCATATTGCCCCTATTTATTTATTAGTATTTCCAATTGACAGGAACTCCAGGGTTTTCTCACAATATCCCAAATGTGACCGACCTCTCGAATAGCCGTGTCATTTTAGTTTGTACTTGAAGTTATAGAAGCATAACTTCGACACGGAAAGGAAATACCACAAATAAGAGATACTATGTTGTGGTATTCTCTTCCTTCAAATATGCTCATGACCCAAACCTGAACCTGAAGCAGCAGAGCTCCCCTGGAAGGAGGCATGTGTGGTTTCAGAAGCTAGATGTTCAAACAGCAGTGAAGCTCTTGAGCCAGACTCAATCTACGTCTACATTCTTGGCATTCCTCCACCAAGCCTGCCTGTAATAAAACACACGCCTGGAACACAATGAACATCTCTGCACCATGGGGGTTGTTGGGAGAGCCCTGTGGCgtggagtcacacacacacacacagatatgaagACAGAAGCGACAGCAGTGAGGAAAAGAGCCAGAGCTGGTCTGACTGGGACACGGAACACAGAACTCCGGAACACAGGAACTGTGGTAACGCTGGCAGGCGGCGAGGGAACGGACGAGGGAACAAACACACGCAGGAGCTCCCCCAGGCCaaggccaggaccagggccaaggccagggccaaggccagggccaggaccagggccaaggccaggaccaggaccagggccaaggccaggaccagggccaaggccagggccaggaccagggccaaggCCAGGGCCAGACACGGCCCAGTCCACAACGGCCCAGTCCACAACACTGGTACAGCTCACTGCCTCCCAGGTATGTTAATGAGACTGACATTGTCCACGGCCCCCCAAAAACATGTCAACGAGGCCCGGATAATTAGTGCTGGGatgaagggtgggagggaggggatgcaggagagggggtaggaaggggggcaggagagggggtaggTGCTGGGACAAAGTGACAGCGGTGAGGGCAACAGAGTgttgagggatgaggagagccagacaggagagagccACAGAACAGAGTCACGGTCAAGACTGCTTTAAACCTGTTGAGTGGTCAGGTACGTAGGGATGGAATCCTAGCTGGGTGTTGTCATGTCCTCTTGGGTCCTGCATGCTGGGGaccactggaggagaggagagaggagagaggagaggaaagaggagagaaggagagaggagaggaggagagagaagaggagaggagaggagaggaaagaggagagaaggagagaggagaggagagaggagaggaggagagaggagaggagaaagagagaaggagagaaggagaggaagattcACGGCGGGTCAGCCAGGTGTACATGcgggtgtgtttgcatgcggACAGTTCCGGGTGGAAGGGTGGTCTCACCCTGGGGGCTGTAGCAGGGCTGGTCGTTGCAGCCCTCCACAGTGGAGGGTTTGGGGTAGGCGCTGCAACGCTCCACAGGGTACAGGTTCCTCTCTCTGTCGGAGCAGATCACCTGGCGCTCACGTAGGCCGGTGCCACAGCTCTTAGAgcactggagaggagggggagacacagggcagagagaagagggatgaATTGGGATCGaaatcctttgtgtgtgtgttggggaggtgcatgtgtgtgcgcgcgtgtgtgcgcgcgcgccgCTCACCAGTCCCCAGTCTCCGACGTGCCAGCCGATGTGTACGGGGCAGGCGGCCAGGGTGCAGGCCTGGCTGAGGGTGGGGCGCGGCAGGGCGGAGCAGGCCACGTCCTCCAGCCTCGTACCCCCCGAGCCCACGCACAGCAGCTCCCGGCTCTGGAGCCCCGCGCCGCACGTCACCGAGCACTGCACGCCCAGAGCACGACACCACGGTCAGCTCCCCCCGTCGCCCCGGCAAATCACCCGTTTGACCCCATTTCAAAGACAATCGTGCATCAAAGGGCCCCCTACCTGGCTCCACGCTCCGGCTCTGTACTCGGCGCAGCGCCGCATGTTGCAGGTCTGCAGGGTGGGCGGGGCCTGGGAGTAGGCGGCGCAGACGGCGTCCTCCACCACGCGCGGCCCGGCCGCCTCGTGGGACACGCACTGCACGCTGCGCACCTGGGAGCCCCCGCCGCACGACACCGAGCACGGGTTCCACGAGCCCATCTCCCAGCTGGGACCCGCCAatcgggaggagggagggagggcacggGATTGGTCGGGTGGAGGAAGGGACGGACATCAGAGGTTATGTTAGTGTTGGGATACCTCTGACAGGAACTTGTCCTGTGCAGTGTGACTAGCCCCCGCCACCAGCACCCCGACATCAAAGCCCCCAGCTACCACTACACACAAGCCAGCTAACACCACGATCTGCTTTGGGTTTCTATTCTTGGTTAGTTGACAATACGATGCTATCTGGAGACAGCAAtccgatcacacacacatacgtttgGCTGTGAAACAGTTGACAATCCCCTAGAAAGCGTGTTCTATAGTGAGGGTTCACCCTTTTTACAGATCGCTATGTGACGTTTTTACAAATGACGACTCTGCAGAAAGCGCTCTCTGGGTCAGAGGGAGTGATCAGCAGGTGTGACAGGAGGTGATCTGTTCTCCTGATGCTGGCGACCGAGTAACGCCAGAGTAACGCCAGAGTAACGCCAGAGTAACGCCAGAGTAACGCCAGAGTAACACCACATACAATGGATTCTGACTGACTGTGCAGTGTGTTTCAATACAGTGCCTATGTACCAGTGCATTTCACTtagtacattttcaaaatggctACTGCAATATTTTCCCGTCTGTGACATGACTCAATAATTgagaatagctcagttggtGAGAGTGCAGGGAGGCATTTGACCAGTCCGAACACAGATGTTTCACAATTCCTGCACAGTAGCCTGTCGGTATGTGGAACAAACATGTGGAGCACGCCCACCCTGTGCAGACAGGACCGTAAAGACACCCTGTAGTGAGACTGTGGCGTCATGGCGATAGCAAGGCCCCGCTTGGGCTCTTCCAAGGTTTCACAGGCGTCTCAGGTTTCTGAAGACGACCATCAAACTCAAATTATTAGGAAATGCATAAAAAGCACATTTTTAAGAAATtataaaaatgttttaagaCTTGTAACAAACTGAATATGTTTTACTTCAGGTGTTTTTACCGCCCTGTCCGCAAATGTAAAAAAttcaaaataaattaaaaaacaaacatctaaGATAAGAACCAAGAAATAGCACACAGGCAGTCAAGCCACAGCGATGTCACCTGGGACCTACACAGGAACACATACATCACCACCACAGTTAagaccctgtgtgtgcgtgtgtgtgtgtgtccccgtgtgCAGTGTCTGTTCCACACATAGACCAAGCTaacgcacacagacaggaagcgctACAGACACAGCTGGCTACGAGCACTATCAGACAGCGGCCCAGCTTAGGGATCAGGGGAACAGGGGTCACGCGAGGAGCCTCTTTGATGCGACCCCTGCACGACACGAGCTCCCCCCTGCCTtggggagaggtgtgagggggTCAGGGACGCACAGGACATgaaagagcgggggggggggggggatggagggcagaggggagggacacGGATCTCTGAGCTGGACAGTTGCCTCTCGCCGTTGTTCTGGTTCCCTTATGGAAGAACAGGCGCTACACTCTGAACCCCTCACGCCCCTCCTGCAGACCTCAACCAGGGGGTAGAGACACAGAGCGTTCCGGAATACCCCGGGAATCACTCTGAATCACTAAGCCTGGGTTATGGCACGATGCGTGTAGTGGCTGGGTCCATCCACTTTGTGGAGGGGGATTATTCAATCGCATGTGGGTGTGGATGTCGTTGGGGATGATTCAATCCCTTAAAGGGGAAGGTGGATGATGTGAATCAGTGTCCGGGCGTGAGGTGCCAGTGCCCCGTGTTTGAGGTCCTCTCCCGCGGCCCCTGGGGGCCTTGTTACCTGAACACATATGGTCTGGGCTGCTCTGAGGGCCTCCACATGTGTGGCGGGTACAGGTACGCCATCCTTTCAGGACAGGAGCAACACAGTAGCAACAGTGAGGCCCGCGGCGCACTGGGCTCACAACCATGTTCTACTGTACACACCACTCATTACTACTGGACTGAGAAGTTAATGCAGTTTGATCATCTATTGTACTGGAGTTTGATAAAGTCATGTCGTTTGAGAAGCTAACGTCGTTTGAGAGGCTAACGTCGTTTGAGAAGCTAACAAAGTTTGAGAAGCTACGGTTCAGTTGTGAGCGGCATGACCAGGAGTCTGCTGCCCCGAGGCCCTGGGGCCCGTCCGcctcacctgtgtgtctgcgggcAGGGCTGCGGGTTGCAGGTGCGGTTGCTGAGCGGGCGGGGCAGCGAGGAGCACAGGTAGTCGGGGTAGGCCTCGTTGTCGATGGCACAGAAGACCAGACGAGACTGGTaccctgggagggggaggagcacgGACTGTCAGTCacataccacaccacacaccacatcagacatcacaccacacaccacatcagacatcacaccacacaccacatcagacatcacaccacacaccacaccacatcagacaccacacaccacatcagacaccacaccacacaccacatcagacatcacaccacacaccacatcagacatcacaccacacaccacaccacatcagacatcacaccacacaccacaccacatcagacaccacaccacacaccacatcagacatcacaccacacaccacatcagacatcacaccacacaccacatcagacatcacaccacacaccacaccacatcagacaccacaccacacatcagacatcacaccacacaccacatcagacatcacaccacacaccacatcagacatcacaccacacaccacatcagacatcacaccacacaccacaccacatcagacaccacaccacacaccacatcagacatcacaccacacaccacatcagacatcacaccacaccccacatcagacatcacaccacacaccacaccacatcagacaccacaccacacaccacatcagacatcacaccacacaccacaccacatcagacaccacaccacaccacatcagacatcacaccacacaccacatcagacatcacaccacaccacatcagacatcacaccacacaccacatcacatcacaccacacaccacacaccacaccacatcacaccacacaccacaccacatcacaccacacaccacacatcagacatcacaccacacaccacatcacattagacatcacaccacacaccacatcacattagacatcacaccacacaccacatcacacgcTGCAGCGCAACGCAAGGCTGTCACTGTCATCCTCAGTATCATCATCctcactatcatcatcatcctcagctCCTCATGATGGAATCAGACTCTACAAGCAAGTTCCTCTGAGGTTTGAGTCATGATGTGATGGAACTAATCTGCTCCCGCTGAAATACAGCCCATGGGTACCAGTTCCAACCCCATCAGGTCAATATCCATAACTTTAACAGATGATTAGTGTGGATACAGACCTATTAAAAGTAGCATGTGAGGGGAGGATATATCAGTGGTTAGAACATCTGCCTAAAGAACAAGAGGCCacaagttcaaatcccccctgtatgatgctttggataaaagcatccacTAAATGACTACATTATGTACCGATCCCACCCTTTGAAGAAGATTATAATCATCATAAGCAGAAGATTTAAACTAAGGACCTCTTGATGGCCAGTCAAATGCTGTACTACTGAGCCGACCCTCTCCCCATGTGTAGCCGTCCCCTGAGGGAGGAGCAGTGATCCTGACCTGATCCACACTCCATGCTGCAGGAGGACCAGGAGCCGTGGCTCCAGTAGTAGCCCTGTCTGGAGCGCCCGTGGGGCAGGTAGTACTCAAACTCCACCCCCTGGTTGGGCTCCTGGACGATCAGCTGTAggggcagaggtcagaggtcaaacccCCTGGAGAGACTGTACGGTGAGGTCTGAGTCACCTTAGCATGTAGCGCACCACCCGCTAACGTCGCAGACTTCAGCGCAATACCATACCAAGGTTTGTTGACAGCATGACAAAGTTAGCTAGCTTGTCGCAGCATCTACCAGGGTCCAAACCTCAGTAAAAaagcacacacatttatttatttaaatactGCCCTGCTCCGGATAATAAAATGTCTGATTTACGTCTATGGATGGCCCTCTCTATAACTCAGACGCTGGTTACAGGAATGCTAAAGACACTATCCAGAGGTCTGTGTCAACGAGGTATGTGGACATTTGGTGAAGGAGATGGACTAGGGAGAGAAATCTCTCTCCAAAAAAACTTGAATTCACTTAAGTGAATAGCTTTAGACAATATCATCCAAACCATCTGGTTTCAACTGGAATTTGTTAAATATATGGACATTTATGACGGAATCAAATTACATTTATAGCTTGTATTTGAGTATGTATATATCCAGTAAGTTGAGTATGTATATAGCCAGTATATCTTTATACTATACGGTATGCTTTCACAATTCAACATTCAGCACAGATTGGCATAttttataatataataatatgtACTACTTTGTTCATTCTCTAATAACTGATTAATACTCGTTCTTATGTTCATGACAAGGTGCCTGACCTCGATGACGAGAGGCTCTGTGGTGGGGCCCCGGCCGATGATGGTCTCAGGAGTCATGTCTCCCTCTGCACCCCTTTGGTAGTACAGCATGGTGCCAGCGATGGGGGTGGCGCGGGAAAACTCAATTACCCAGTGGCCATTGAGGTAGTACTCCCCTCGCAGGTTCTTAATggctgatgacacacacagcagcttgtTAATCTGAGGTAATACAGTTTATTTTACAGGCTTTCATATGCACTCTTCTAGGTGTACATCTATAAGTGTATCTTAAatgcatacacatatatacacctatattaaaacacatttcatCCATTTAGCATTAACCTTCTATCCAAAACGACATACCAAAATCGTACATAGAAAGGACAGCAGAAAATCCCAAATCAGAAGTGCAgatggtggtcagagtcaaggaatggtCCAGTGTTCCCTGAGCCTCCTCTGTACCATTGTGACATGCACATCTTAAAGCACCACAccagacagctagctagctgtcctTCAGTGACTCACCCAGGTAGTTGCGAGTGGGGACCGTCTCCCTGATGCTGATGGTGGTGGCGCCCACAGGAATGATCACCACCTGGTTGTAGCCTAGGAAACACAGGTGTGTTTAAAAGGTAGTAACACAAGATTTCTGTTAGTCACAGGTGACTGTCTGGAAACCCCTCCGTACCTCTGGGCAGGTCACGCACAGTGAAGGAGCTCCTGGATGGGTAGCAGGACTGTCCGCTTCCCCCGCACTGCAGGCAGGGGTCCTCCTGCTGGGGAGACTCCAGCATGTTGTCACAGCCCAAGCGCTGGAGGTCAGggaccagggagaggagagaggagtcagagagaggtaggagtcagagagagggaggagtcagagagagggaggagtcaaagagagggaggagtcagcAAGAGGGAAGAGtcatagagagggaggagtcatagagagggaggagtcacagagagggaggagtcagagagagggaggaatcaGCAAGAGGGAGGAGTCATAGAgaaggaggagtcagagagagggaggagtcagagagagggaggagtcatagagagggaggagttagaaagagggaggagtcaGCAAGAAGGAGGAGtcatagagagggaggagtcagagagagggaggagtcagagagagggaggagtcagaaagagggaggagtcaGTGTTAACAAAAAGTTTACGAATTGACAAGGTTAACAACAACCACCGAAAGCTGCTTTCCAGAATTCCTTCGTCACCATAGAGATCCAGCTACTATCATCACCCCAAGTAATCCCAATTCTCGGTTCAGTCCCCATGCCCACCTTGCAGACTCCGCCCACACACACGTCCCTGCGTCCAGGGTGGCATGGCGTGCCGTCCACCACAGCGGTGCGGTGGCGGTAGAAGAAGTTCTCGCCGCGAGGCATGCAGTTCAGCTCGCACGGGTTCTCCGCTGGAGAGACAGCAACACGCTCCAGTTTACATTTACCTCAGAGAAACGCCACAGTACAGGTGACGACAGgaggacgtacacacacacacacatactgacacacacacattgacatttGATCAGTTTTGCAGACAATTTTATCACATAGACAGCACTGCAGAAAATCCAAAAAGGATTCAGAAATGCATAATTCCAACAGTGATTTTGGTGGTCACAGTTAAGGAATGGTCAGTATGTACCAGGGTAGTCTTCTACCCATGGACTACATCTCGTGCCTTTacaaccatctctggaggaggagatccctcaccaccatcacctGAACTATCACTTGACCTCCTCACCTAGGATCAAGATATGACGTCTTTAACCTCGCTCCTCACCTCCATAGTGAGGC encodes the following:
- the paplna gene encoding papilin isoform X3; amino-acid sequence: MKMLLAGLAVLQLCLTPALLQVPSGDYWEEWGAYGECSRSCGGGVTTRSRRCITLRTDGGNNCVGPEKSYRSCNIQDCPEGSRDFREEQCSQFDGTDFQGKRYKWLPHYGAENPCELNCMPRGENFFYRHRTAVVDGTPCHPGRRDVCVGGVCKRLGCDNMLESPQQEDPCLQCGGSGQSCYPSRSSFTVRDLPRGYNQVVIIPVGATTISIRETVPTRNYLAIKNLRGEYYLNGHWVIEFSRATPIAGTMLYYQRGAEGDMTPETIIGRGPTTEPLVIELIVQEPNQGVEFEYYLPHGRSRQGYYWSHGSWSSCSMECGSGYQSRLVFCAIDNEAYPDYLCSSLPRPLSNRTCNPQPCPQTHSWEMGSWNPCSVSCGGGSQVRSVQCVSHEAAGPRVVEDAVCAAYSQAPPTLQTCNMRRCAEYRAGAWSQCSVTCGAGLQSRELLCVGSGGTRLEDVACSALPRPTLSQACTLAACPVHIGWHVGDWGLCSKSCGTGLRERQVICSDRERNLYPVERCSAYPKPSTVEGCNDQPCYSPQVVPSMQDPRGHDNTQLGFHPYVPDHSTVPRPEPAGPQTNTVYDPHSLAPALHCSQTYYGCCPDGRSSARGPLGQGCTQSPPLTPAQPSCTSSRYGCCQDAVTSAQGANREGCQEYRPAPTSAPTLPAENSVQCRLTAYGCCYDRTTSAGGPNGEGCPNPPSGIERSTCSLPRAAGSCAGWTPRYHYDVLTARCVHFWFGGCHGNNNNFLSRAECQRSCQSASPSQLAPRPATPSRGGATPSGGAPTPDTSTPGRGRDTGSVQPGSSGRLGTNAATHAHRARVHLRPRRPVAVQQTLPAASLTSPGVSIDKSDPSWVEGLAGQTVVLPCRVSPPPSSSVVVEWRRDGVPLPAHRHNQQPNGSLLVGPLTVADSGWLLCVATRDRARERDHRYIYLSVSEGIPQDDRPGTGVSQPLHPQPPRQPSIRFSIDRSGSAQLEGRAGGTVRLACRVLPASALPSVSLQWTRDGLPLTSPRHSQHSDGTLVIGQLSTQDSGTYTCTASTHQHLEQRQLLLRVHGDLITTAPNNLQVAQGDTARLPCVVSGDNVSVGWSRNGVPVRADGRNVQTSPDGSLILNNVQLSDEGSYTCNAYVGTYSVSATAEIRVSKPSQRDQDAEVGVPAECVDQPDLANCNLIVYARLCNNPYYASFCCASCARHAQGGSRGRRTG